One Vallitalea pronyensis genomic region harbors:
- a CDS encoding peptidoglycan D,D-transpeptidase FtsI family protein produces the protein MKSKKFLTYPMKRKLVFLFFVFICGLAALTVRIYSIVTSEGSTYGKSVLSQKVNNSVRYNQLIDPKRGTIYDRNGRVFAESKKVYHIIFDPGVLSRCDEEDRDETVNFLVDSFGVLKTKLEDLVENKSYSNYELVAKNLDYNDIEEEYEIIKKGTYKGLYLQEVYNRYYPGDNMLSDALGFVNKNNQGSWGVEETYDNELKGEEGRAFGVINDGHYIQNKYVKPQNGNDVVLTIDQTLQYYVEKAIKENLETTPKNVYAIATNPQNGEILAMASYPDFNLNDPYDLDAFLTEEEQNNMTQEEKTNFLYGLWNNFNISGTYEPGSTFKPFVMAMAIEEKKISLNTKYMCKGSKYVGGWNIACWERGGHGEQTWVEALENSCNVAMMDIAVAIGGEVFEKYMGLFGFTNRTNIDLIGEAEPQMHEEKSMGPVELATSSFGQSFNITPIQLMTSFGSLVNGGYIYEPHIVKKIVNPNGNVVSATSKRQLRQPISTETAQMIKDALRSVVENGTGKGVQIAGYDIGGKSGTAEKLPRDAEKHMVSFMATAPVDNPELLLLVIVDEPDVKKPRSIYAQKIVKQIMEDALPYMNLYPRTGETVEPLIFELDGDTEHEGVEGENSPTQGNDAEGENGHGSDGEDSNDTSNDTNENRTEGDSNTATGE, from the coding sequence ATGAAGAGTAAAAAGTTTTTAACATATCCTATGAAAAGGAAGTTGGTTTTCCTTTTCTTTGTTTTTATATGTGGCCTTGCAGCGCTAACGGTACGCATATACTCTATTGTAACAAGTGAAGGCTCTACATATGGAAAAAGTGTATTAAGTCAAAAAGTCAATAATAGTGTCCGATATAATCAGTTGATTGATCCTAAAAGAGGGACCATATATGATCGCAATGGTCGTGTTTTTGCCGAGAGTAAAAAGGTATATCACATCATCTTTGACCCTGGTGTGCTTTCACGTTGTGATGAAGAAGACAGGGACGAAACGGTTAATTTCTTAGTGGATAGTTTTGGTGTTTTGAAGACGAAATTAGAGGATTTAGTTGAAAACAAGAGCTACAGTAATTATGAACTTGTAGCCAAGAACCTTGATTATAACGATATTGAGGAAGAGTACGAAATTATTAAAAAGGGGACGTATAAAGGCTTGTACCTTCAAGAGGTATATAATCGTTATTACCCAGGTGATAACATGCTATCCGATGCACTGGGCTTTGTAAACAAGAACAATCAGGGTAGCTGGGGCGTAGAAGAAACGTATGATAACGAGCTAAAGGGTGAAGAAGGTAGAGCGTTCGGCGTTATTAACGACGGGCATTACATTCAGAATAAATATGTAAAGCCCCAAAACGGTAATGATGTTGTGTTGACGATCGATCAAACCCTTCAATATTATGTAGAAAAAGCCATTAAAGAGAACTTAGAGACCACGCCTAAGAATGTATATGCTATAGCGACAAACCCACAAAACGGGGAAATATTGGCTATGGCAAGTTATCCTGATTTTAACTTAAATGATCCTTATGATTTGGATGCTTTCTTAACAGAAGAAGAGCAAAATAACATGACACAAGAAGAAAAAACCAATTTTTTATATGGATTATGGAATAATTTCAATATCAGTGGTACATATGAACCAGGTTCAACATTTAAGCCTTTTGTCATGGCCATGGCCATTGAAGAGAAGAAAATTTCATTGAATACCAAATACATGTGTAAAGGTTCTAAGTATGTTGGAGGATGGAACATTGCATGCTGGGAGCGTGGCGGACACGGTGAACAGACTTGGGTTGAAGCTTTAGAAAATTCATGTAATGTAGCCATGATGGATATAGCTGTAGCCATTGGTGGAGAAGTCTTTGAGAAGTACATGGGGTTGTTTGGTTTCACTAACCGAACGAATATTGATCTTATTGGTGAAGCAGAGCCGCAAATGCATGAAGAAAAGAGTATGGGGCCAGTTGAGTTAGCCACATCATCTTTCGGCCAGTCATTTAACATTACACCTATCCAGTTAATGACTTCATTTGGGTCATTAGTTAATGGGGGATATATCTATGAGCCTCATATTGTAAAGAAGATTGTTAATCCAAATGGTAATGTTGTTTCTGCAACCTCAAAAAGGCAGCTAAGACAGCCCATATCCACAGAGACAGCCCAAATGATAAAAGATGCTTTGCGTTCCGTTGTAGAAAATGGTACGGGCAAAGGTGTCCAGATAGCAGGATATGATATTGGCGGTAAATCAGGTACAGCAGAAAAATTACCTCGTGATGCAGAAAAGCATATGGTTTCATTTATGGCAACTGCTCCAGTGGACAATCCAGAATTATTGTTATTGGTCATTGTGGATGAACCTGATGTCAAAAAACCAAGAAGTATCTATGCTCAGAAGATCGTCAAGCAAATAATGGAAGATGCTTTACCTTACATGAACCTCTACCCAAGAACAGGTGAGACAGTAGAGCCTTTAATTTTTGAACTAGATGGGGATACGGAGCATGAAGGTGTTGAAGGTGAAAATAGTCCTACACAAGGTAATGATGCAGAGGGTGAAAACGGTCATGGGTCAGATGGTGAGGATAGCAATGACACCTCAAATGATACCAATGAAAATAGAACAGAAGGGGACAGTAATACAGCAACAGGTGAATAA
- a CDS encoding penicillin-binding transpeptidase domain-containing protein — protein sequence MLRPKTHNRKRTFLICTVYGTLLFLLIIRVGHIMIIQADFLQEKAEDLHNRERVIKAERGNILDRNGVPIAVNKSVTSVSVIHNQMTDKEKVIQVLCDKLELDRAYVEKKVNNRVALERIKTNVDKAIADEIRAFDLDGVVIDEDHKRIYPFSNLASHVVGFVGKDNQGIIGLEVKYDKYLKGEVGKILTQTNAKGIELENIAESRKEPVPGFHLVTSMDVNIQKYAEQALEKVLISKNAKRGSIILMNPQNGEIYAMANKPDFDLNDPFFLGDLETNSSEENQKLLNGIWRNYCINDTYEPGSTFKVVTASAGLEEKVVALDDRFHCPGYSIVADRRIRCHKAGGHGSENFVEGVRNSCNPVFMAVAERLGVDNFLKYFKQFGLMTKTGIDLPGEAVSIMHKKDKIGPVELATMSFGQSFQITPLQLIRAGASVINGGKLVTPHFGVEILNQDGDVEEVLTYDHSKRAISEATSETMAQILESVVSQGTGRRCYVPGYKVGGKTATSEKLPRSSNKYISSFLGFAPADNPSVIALVLVDEPVGIYYGGTVAAPVIREVYENILPYMGINPKYEQRDFDEFKIGEITIPNLTGLNTNEAKKLLKDLELEIVSLGEGETIIEQFPLPNDKVNRGSKLILFAD from the coding sequence ATGCTAAGACCAAAAACACATAATAGGAAACGCACTTTTTTAATCTGTACAGTTTATGGAACACTGTTATTTCTGCTAATTATTCGCGTGGGTCATATCATGATAATTCAGGCAGATTTTTTACAAGAGAAGGCGGAAGACCTTCATAATAGAGAACGTGTCATCAAAGCTGAAAGAGGTAACATCCTGGATCGCAATGGTGTACCAATAGCCGTTAATAAATCCGTAACCAGTGTATCTGTTATCCATAATCAAATGACCGATAAAGAAAAAGTCATACAGGTTTTGTGTGATAAGCTAGAGTTGGATCGTGCTTATGTGGAGAAAAAAGTCAACAACCGTGTGGCTCTAGAACGCATTAAGACCAATGTGGATAAAGCTATTGCTGATGAGATACGAGCTTTTGACCTTGATGGTGTCGTCATTGATGAAGATCACAAAAGAATATATCCTTTTTCAAATCTTGCCTCTCATGTGGTTGGATTTGTTGGAAAAGATAATCAAGGTATTATAGGTTTAGAGGTTAAATATGATAAATACCTAAAAGGTGAAGTGGGTAAAATATTGACTCAAACAAATGCTAAAGGGATTGAGTTAGAAAATATAGCTGAGAGTAGAAAAGAACCTGTACCAGGTTTTCATCTTGTAACCAGTATGGATGTGAACATTCAAAAATATGCAGAACAGGCTCTAGAAAAAGTACTCATTTCTAAAAATGCCAAAAGAGGTTCCATCATACTAATGAACCCTCAAAATGGTGAAATATATGCCATGGCTAATAAACCAGATTTTGACTTAAATGATCCTTTTTTTCTCGGTGACCTTGAGACGAATAGTAGTGAAGAGAATCAGAAGTTATTAAATGGTATATGGCGTAATTATTGCATTAATGATACCTATGAACCCGGTTCTACTTTCAAAGTGGTTACGGCTTCCGCAGGTCTTGAAGAGAAGGTTGTAGCCTTAGATGATCGTTTTCATTGTCCCGGTTATAGTATTGTGGCAGATAGGCGGATACGATGTCATAAGGCAGGTGGCCATGGTTCTGAAAACTTTGTAGAAGGGGTTCGTAATTCATGTAACCCTGTGTTTATGGCTGTTGCTGAGCGCCTTGGCGTCGATAACTTTCTCAAGTATTTTAAACAATTTGGTTTAATGACAAAAACAGGTATTGACCTGCCAGGTGAAGCTGTAAGTATCATGCATAAGAAGGATAAAATAGGTCCTGTGGAACTTGCTACCATGTCATTTGGTCAGTCCTTTCAGATAACACCTCTTCAACTTATTCGAGCAGGTGCTTCCGTTATTAATGGTGGAAAGCTTGTAACACCTCACTTTGGTGTGGAGATACTCAACCAAGATGGTGATGTGGAGGAAGTGTTAACATATGACCATTCAAAAAGAGCCATCAGCGAGGCGACCTCTGAGACCATGGCACAGATTTTGGAAAGTGTTGTTTCACAAGGTACAGGTAGAAGATGTTATGTACCAGGCTATAAAGTAGGGGGGAAGACAGCTACATCAGAGAAACTGCCAAGAAGCAGCAACAAATATATTTCCTCATTTTTAGGTTTTGCTCCTGCAGATAATCCAAGTGTTATTGCTCTTGTATTAGTTGATGAGCCTGTTGGCATCTATTATGGTGGTACTGTAGCAGCTCCGGTTATTCGTGAAGTGTACGAAAATATACTACCCTATATGGGTATTAATCCAAAGTATGAACAAAGGGATTTTGATGAATTTAAGATAGGTGAAATAACCATTCCTAATTTAACAGGTCTTAACACCAATGAAGCCAAGAAATTGTTAAAAGATTTAGAACTAGAAATCGTCTCTCTAGGCGAGGGTGAGACGATTATAGAACAGTTTCCTCTCCCAAATGATAAAGTGAATAGAGGCAGTAAATTAATCCTCTTTGCAGATTAG